Proteins encoded in a region of the Dreissena polymorpha isolate Duluth1 chromosome 6, UMN_Dpol_1.0, whole genome shotgun sequence genome:
- the LOC127836527 gene encoding uncharacterized protein LOC127836527, which translates to MAGSDSEPNTSVPCSDTAEVTKHHYVDRHERTCCQNPTCGIVFGLTNLRRPHHCHRCGEVFCRNCLRYSQKLDTSAQPDVNGTPCKVCYTCFSERTESQVSVTRSHTEYFSSMRGMSRKERRNTECEIILEHTKGQRRFWKDQFQVEYRKECLRLLQGFHDSIGTSHVLRTLGEIRGYVDVPGWQRSTFWELETIIHFCRACGKKLDLVKHRNCRVCGLALCKACAHKELLVFYEDDGSLDKAKLVIIRVHGAPEKEPKYSVLLRICAQCKGELTRRQVQDHDWYMKNKKIQRPESVAFGSVMQFDDHFRDLTDRINEAFDGDNPNRDGDSIGRWASLDELSLDFDKISLGNMSTLMKDQVRENTEAFLSLYKEMRKLFEAQKGELSPKRIQFVQNYLKARLDFYNQTKMRLGRINTRNESQDIVVSVQ; encoded by the exons ATGGCTGGGAGTGATTCAGAGCCAAACACGAGTGTGCCGTGCTCAG ACACTGCCGAGGTGACGAAACATCACTACGTGGACAGGCACGAGCGCACGTGCTGCCAGAACCCCACGTGCGGAATCGTGTTCGGACTGACCAACCTCCGGCGGCCGCATCATTGTCACAG ATGCGGCGAGGTGTTCTGCCGGAACTGCCTCCGCTACTCCCAGAAGTTAGACACGTCGGCCCAACCGGATGTTAACGGCACACCCTGCAAG GTGTGTTACACGTGCTTCTCTGAAAGAACGGAAAGTCAGGTCAGTGTTACTCGTTCTCACACGGAATACTTCTCGAGCATGCGCGGTATGTCACGCAAGGAGCGTCGTAACACCGAGTGCGAAATTATCCTGGAGCATACTAAAGGACAAAGGAGATTCTGGAAAGACCA GTTCCAAGTTGAATACCGGAAGGAGTGTCTGCGCCTGCTCCAAGGTTTCCATGACAGCATCGGGACCTCGCACGTGCTCCGGACCCTGGGAGAGATCAGGGGATACGTTGACGTGCCCGGCTGGCAAAGATCCACGTTTTGGGAG TTGGAGACGATCATCCACTTTTGTCGCGCATGTGGCAAGAAACTTGACCTCGTCAAGCATCGTAACTGCCGGGTCTGCGGGCTAGCGCTTTGCAAGGCGTGTGCGCACAAAG AGTTGCTGGTATTTTACGAGGACGATGGATCATTGGACAAAGCTAAGCTGGTTATTATCCGTGTGCACGGG GCACCGGAAAAAGAACCGAAGTATTCCGTCCTCTTGCGGATTTGTGCCCAGTGCAAGGGAGAGCTAACTAGGCGACAGGTGCAGGACCACGACTGGTACATGAAGAACAAAAAAATCCAGCGACCAGAGAGCGTTGCTTTCGGCTCGGTCATGCAATTCGATGATCACTTCCGGGATCTCACGGACCGCATTAACGAGGCATTTGATGGT GACAATCCAAACAGGGACGGTGATAGTATAGGCAGATGGGCATCTTTGGACGAACTTAGCCTAGATTTCGATAAAATCAGCTTGGGAAACATGTCTACCCTTATGAAG GACCAGGTTCGAGAGAATACAGAAGCGTTCTTGAGCCTTTACAAGGAGATGCGCAAGTTATTCGAGGCGCAGAAAGGTGAATTATCTCCAAAACGGATACAGTTTGTGCAGAACTATTTAAAG GCCAGACTTGACTTTTATAATCAGACGAAGATGAGACTCGGAAGGATTAACACCAGAAACGAATCACAAGACATCGTAGTCAGCGTCCAGTGA